ATGGTCGTGGGCCTCATGTTTAAGCGAGTCCGGAAGAAAATTGCATTGAAGGTCAAGGTAGAAGGAACATTGTTCACAATTGTAGACGAAACCTTGGCTGAAAGTGTTGCATATGTCACACCTAAACACACCATCAATAGAAGGCGCTTTTGAGAGAAGTGTGACTAGGTGTTCTGGGTGAAATCGATGACGCGTCTTTGTGGGTAATCGAGAACAGTTTgtatgaagaaagaaatgacAGCTTcgttgttcttcttcttgttgttgcaTGCAGCTATAAAAGGCATCCGTGGGGGGAATAGGTCCAATGCAACCATCACAATTAAGTGTACTGTTATCATCACCGTCATATTTAATTACCTCATGATGACCGCTGATGAGGGTTAACAAATGTTGATGACTAAAGTGCTTTATCTGTTTATGTAGATCTTTATTGGTGATCTGTTGTGATGCACATCAGGATTAATGGGATGATCAGCATTCGAGGCCTCCTCAATCATCTCGTCATCATCAAGGTCATCAATGCCCACCATAACTGCGCATCTATTGTGGGCAATGTAATGGCAAGGCTCACAATAATAGAAACAGCCGCTTCCATACATGTTCTCATAACATAGGTTACACACTTCCTGGCGGATTTTAATAATGCCTTCAAGGGACCACTTAAGCATGAGAAGGTGTGGGTGCGCTCCTGTTTTGAGGTGGCCTGGTAATGAAGTGCAGTTCTTATGGACCCAGAGCTTACAGATACTACAGATATAGACGGAGTAACGTCCCTCCTCGCCACATGCCTCACACTCGAATTTCAGTTTTGGTTTCTTATAGCGGCTGAATTGGTGGGGATGATCACCGAAATGATTTTCAGTGACTTTGTGCCATGTGGAGGCACACTTGAGGTCGAGGATGAAGTCACATCCGGATTTG
Above is a genomic segment from Prunus dulcis chromosome 7, ALMONDv2, whole genome shotgun sequence containing:
- the LOC117635351 gene encoding uncharacterized protein LOC117635351; protein product: MEITHIHDHPLMFKEEVEKNIYGASLFCNVCDEAVVGPYYSCNQCPRSSSFIVHKSCTELSVQMHHHPLHAEHPLTLIRNARNYTCNVCREKFYGPTLATFAYCCSKSGCDFILDLKCASTWHKVTENHFGDHPHQFSRYKKPKLKFECEACGEEGRYSVYICSICKLWVHKNCTSLPGHLKTGAHPHLLMLKWSLEGIIKIRQEVCNLCYENMYGSGCFYYCEPCHYIAHNRCAVMVGIDDLDDDEMIEEASNADHPINPDVHHNRSPIKIYINR